Proteins from a single region of Starkeya sp. ORNL1:
- a CDS encoding Ppx/GppA phosphatase family protein, protein MVDETHRPALGDAGQRVVRDDDARDGRNRVPWWRRNGKGGHGKNAHEKNIHGNAHGPSMHGKSGPRRGEEAGSDRAAEAPCYAALDLGTNNCRLLIAKPTSSGFRVVDAFSRIVRLGEGLVGSGRLSEAAMARALDALGVCAAKIGARRIAHARLIATEACRAAANGADFIERVKQHTGLELEIVDRETEARLAAVGCTPLVDPRSDGAVLFDIGGGSTEVVWLDRVETDDGGPPAAIIRAWVSVPLGVVSVAERHGGVQVTAADFEAMVAEFQPHLEGFVAAVGPHDCGRLHLLGTSGTVTTIAGVHLDLPRYDRAQVDGTWLGAGQVQAVVDRLLAMPFSERVANPCIGAERADLVLAGCAILEAVRRAFPCDRLRVADRGLREGILVELMRADAVWRGFAEAAR, encoded by the coding sequence ATGGTCGATGAGACCCATAGGCCGGCCCTCGGAGACGCCGGCCAACGCGTCGTGCGCGATGATGATGCGCGCGACGGCCGGAATCGTGTGCCGTGGTGGCGCCGCAACGGCAAGGGCGGCCATGGCAAGAATGCGCACGAGAAGAATATCCACGGCAATGCGCACGGCCCTTCCATGCACGGCAAGAGCGGCCCGCGCCGCGGCGAGGAGGCCGGCTCGGACCGCGCCGCCGAGGCGCCGTGCTATGCCGCGCTTGATCTCGGCACCAATAATTGCCGCCTGCTGATCGCCAAGCCCACCTCCAGCGGCTTCCGTGTGGTCGATGCCTTCTCGCGTATCGTGCGGCTCGGCGAAGGGCTGGTCGGCTCAGGCCGGCTGAGTGAGGCAGCGATGGCCCGCGCGCTCGATGCGCTTGGGGTCTGCGCCGCCAAGATCGGGGCGCGGCGCATCGCCCATGCCCGCCTCATCGCCACCGAAGCCTGCCGCGCCGCGGCCAATGGCGCCGATTTCATCGAGCGGGTGAAACAGCATACCGGGCTCGAGCTCGAGATCGTCGATCGCGAGACCGAGGCCCGCCTCGCTGCGGTCGGCTGCACCCCGCTGGTCGATCCGCGCTCGGATGGTGCGGTGCTGTTCGACATTGGCGGCGGCTCGACCGAGGTGGTCTGGCTCGACCGGGTCGAGACCGATGATGGCGGCCCGCCCGCCGCGATCATCCGTGCCTGGGTCTCGGTGCCGCTCGGCGTGGTGTCGGTGGCCGAGCGCCACGGCGGCGTGCAGGTCACGGCCGCCGATTTCGAAGCCATGGTCGCCGAGTTCCAGCCGCATCTCGAAGGCTTCGTCGCCGCCGTCGGCCCGCATGATTGCGGCCGGCTGCATCTGCTCGGCACCTCCGGCACCGTCACCACCATTGCCGGCGTGCATCTCGACCTGCCGCGCTACGACCGCGCCCAGGTCGACGGCACCTGGCTCGGCGCCGGGCAGGTCCAGGCGGTGGTCGACCGGCTGCTCGCCATGCCGTTCTCCGAGCGCGTCGCCAATCCCTGCATCGGCGCCGAGCGCGCGGATCTGGTATTGGCCGGCTGTGCCATATTGGAAGCGGTGCGCCGCGCCTTCCCCTGCGACCGGCTGCGCGTTGCCGATCGCGGCCTGCGCGAGGGCATATTGGTGGAATTGATGCGGGCCGATGCGGTATGGCGTGGCTTTGCCGAAGCGGCACGATGA
- a CDS encoding MFS transporter yields the protein MRSERLVPLIVACALFMEQLDSTVIATSLPAIAIDLHEDPISLKLALTSYLLSLAVFIPASGWFADRFGARTVFRAAIVVFTIGSLMCGLAHSLPDFVMYRILQGMGGAMMVPVGRLVILRTVPKSEIVSALAWLTVPALLGPVMGPPLGGFITTYFDWRWIFFLNIPIGIVGVLLATRFIPDIREEDVAPFDLSGMVLSGVGLAGIVFGFALLGQQAVSPYIALAVIVVGIIAMFFYVRHARHTTRPILDLGLLKIETFYVGVVGASLFRIGIGALPFLLPLLLQIGFGMTPFASGLITFASAAGAMTMKFTAQPIIRTFGFRRVLIVNCVIAAAFIAVGALFRPDMPHLVLIGCLLFGGFFRSLQFTSTNALTYADVSSEALSRATSFASVAQQVSISMGVAVAALILDGMRAWRGDGTIQLGDFSVAFTMVGLIAVCSIFFFIRLPENAGAEMARRPSKVVPAGDAPGEMGSTA from the coding sequence GTGCGATCCGAACGCCTCGTCCCGCTCATCGTTGCCTGCGCCCTGTTTATGGAACAGCTCGATTCGACGGTGATCGCGACCTCGCTGCCGGCCATCGCCATAGATCTCCACGAAGACCCGATCTCGCTCAAGCTGGCACTGACCTCGTATCTGCTCAGCCTCGCCGTGTTCATCCCGGCCAGCGGCTGGTTCGCCGACCGTTTCGGCGCCCGCACCGTGTTCCGCGCCGCCATCGTGGTGTTCACCATCGGCTCGCTGATGTGCGGGCTCGCCCATTCGCTGCCGGACTTCGTGATGTACCGCATCCTGCAGGGCATGGGCGGGGCGATGATGGTACCGGTCGGCCGGCTGGTGATCCTGCGCACCGTGCCGAAGAGCGAGATCGTCTCGGCGCTCGCCTGGCTCACCGTTCCGGCACTGCTCGGCCCGGTGATGGGCCCGCCGCTCGGCGGCTTCATCACCACCTATTTCGATTGGCGGTGGATATTCTTCCTCAACATCCCGATCGGCATAGTCGGTGTCCTGCTCGCCACCCGCTTCATCCCCGATATTCGCGAGGAGGATGTGGCGCCGTTCGACCTCAGCGGCATGGTGCTGTCCGGCGTCGGGCTCGCCGGCATCGTGTTCGGCTTCGCGCTGCTCGGCCAGCAGGCGGTCTCGCCCTATATCGCGCTCGCCGTCATCGTCGTCGGCATCATCGCCATGTTCTTCTATGTGCGCCACGCCCGGCACACCACCCGGCCGATCCTCGACCTCGGGCTGCTGAAGATCGAGACCTTCTATGTCGGCGTGGTCGGCGCCTCGCTGTTCCGCATCGGCATCGGCGCCCTGCCCTTCCTGCTGCCGCTGCTGTTGCAGATCGGCTTCGGCATGACGCCGTTCGCTTCCGGCCTCATCACCTTCGCCTCGGCGGCGGGAGCGATGACGATGAAGTTCACCGCGCAGCCGATCATTCGTACCTTCGGCTTCCGGCGGGTGCTGATCGTGAATTGCGTGATCGCCGCCGCCTTCATTGCGGTGGGTGCGCTGTTCCGGCCCGACATGCCGCATCTCGTCCTGATCGGCTGCCTGCTGTTCGGCGGCTTCTTCCGCTCGCTGCAATTCACCAGCACCAATGCGCTGACCTATGCCGACGTCTCCAGCGAGGCACTGAGCCGGGCCACCAGCTTCGCCAGCGTCGCCCAGCAGGTGTCGATCTCGATGGGCGTCGCGGTGGCGGCGCTGATCCTCGACGGCATGCGCGCCTGGCGCGGCGATGGCACCATCCAGCTCGGCGATTTCAGCGTCGCCTTCACCATGGTCGGCCTGATCGCGGTGTGCTCGATATTCTTCTTCATCCGGCTGCCGGAAAATGCCGGCGCCGAAATGGCGCGGCGGCCTTCCAAGGTGGTGCCGGCAGGGGACGCGCCCGGCGAGATGGGCAGCACGGCGTGA
- a CDS encoding RlmE family RNA methyltransferase, protein MSERIPGKAAPRAAGGEARPLKVRLKKARSLSPSSQKWLQRQLNDPYVARARREGWRSRAAYKLIEIDDKVKLLKPGGRVIDLGAAPGGWSQVAAKRVKAEEGHGRVVAIDLLEMEPMAGVTMAQLDFLTDEAPARLVEMLGGAADVVLSDMAANTTGHRATDHLRIVGLVEVAVAFAREVLAPGGAFVAKVFQGGTEGGLLADLKRDFATVRHIKPQASRADSAELYVVATGFRGRAG, encoded by the coding sequence ATGAGTGAGCGGATTCCCGGCAAGGCGGCACCGCGAGCAGCGGGCGGCGAGGCGCGCCCGCTGAAGGTGCGGCTGAAGAAGGCGCGCTCGCTCTCGCCGTCGTCGCAGAAATGGCTGCAACGCCAGCTCAATGATCCCTATGTCGCCCGCGCCCGCCGCGAGGGCTGGCGCTCGCGCGCCGCCTACAAGCTGATCGAGATCGACGACAAGGTGAAGCTGCTGAAGCCCGGCGGCCGGGTGATCGATCTCGGCGCCGCCCCCGGCGGCTGGAGCCAGGTCGCGGCCAAGCGCGTGAAGGCCGAGGAGGGCCATGGCCGCGTCGTCGCCATCGACCTCCTGGAGATGGAGCCGATGGCCGGCGTGACCATGGCGCAGCTCGATTTCCTTACTGACGAGGCGCCGGCGCGGCTCGTGGAGATGCTGGGCGGCGCGGCCGATGTCGTGCTGTCCGACATGGCGGCGAACACCACCGGCCACCGCGCCACCGACCATCTGCGCATCGTCGGGCTGGTCGAGGTCGCCGTCGCGTTCGCGCGCGAAGTGCTGGCGCCGGGCGGCGCCTTCGTCGCCAAGGTGTTCCAGGGCGGCACCGAGGGTGGGCTGCTCGCCGACCTGAAGCGCGACTTCGCCACCGTCCGCCACATCAAGCCGCAGGCCAGCCGGGCGGATTCGGCCGAGCTCTATGTGGTGGCGACGGGATTCAGGGGGCGGGCGGGCTGA
- a CDS encoding ATP-binding protein, whose product MRREFVELPIEMPLLWTGIIALAGAIFIADTLTDLEIAVGVLYVAVVLISVRFGRPRAVMLVGAGCSLLTILSYFLTPRGAPESGLVNCALSLVAIGATTYLAVKTQSAEARVRQAQADLAHMSRVTTMGELTASIAHEVSQPLAAIVANGNAAIRWLAASPPDQDEARQALDQIIKDAGRAGDVIGRVRRLATKAPPLRDRVDLIDAIQEVLALTRSEVRRNHVLLRTELAHELPAIFGDRVQLQQVILNFVVNAVEAMSGLEAGPRELLVSAATDGKKVTVSVRDSGVGLAPEALDRVFAAFYTTKPTGMGMGLAISRSIVEAHGGAVYAAPNLPRGMVFGFTLPVRAEAKE is encoded by the coding sequence ATGAGGCGCGAGTTTGTCGAGCTCCCGATCGAGATGCCTCTCCTGTGGACCGGCATCATCGCGCTTGCGGGGGCGATCTTCATAGCGGACACCCTCACCGATCTGGAGATCGCCGTCGGCGTCCTGTATGTCGCGGTGGTTCTGATCTCGGTGAGGTTCGGCAGGCCTCGCGCCGTCATGCTCGTGGGCGCCGGATGCAGCCTTCTCACGATCCTGAGCTATTTCCTGACCCCTCGCGGAGCGCCGGAGTCGGGCTTGGTGAACTGCGCCCTGAGTCTCGTTGCCATCGGGGCGACAACCTACCTCGCTGTCAAAACCCAATCCGCCGAGGCAAGGGTGAGACAGGCCCAGGCCGACCTCGCCCACATGTCGCGGGTCACGACCATGGGCGAGTTGACGGCCTCGATCGCCCATGAGGTGAGCCAGCCGCTTGCCGCCATTGTTGCCAACGGCAATGCCGCGATCCGGTGGCTTGCCGCATCGCCGCCTGATCAGGATGAAGCGCGGCAAGCGCTCGACCAGATCATCAAGGACGCCGGTCGTGCCGGCGACGTGATCGGTCGCGTGCGCCGTCTCGCCACCAAGGCCCCGCCATTGAGAGACAGGGTCGACCTGATCGACGCGATCCAGGAAGTTCTCGCGCTTACCCGTAGCGAAGTCCGCCGGAACCATGTGCTGCTGCGCACCGAGCTCGCGCACGAACTGCCCGCCATTTTCGGCGATCGGGTTCAACTGCAACAGGTGATCCTCAACTTCGTCGTCAACGCTGTCGAAGCCATGAGCGGGCTCGAAGCCGGGCCGCGGGAGTTGCTGGTCAGCGCCGCCACGGATGGCAAGAAGGTCACGGTAAGCGTACGCGACTCCGGGGTGGGCCTCGCTCCCGAGGCCCTTGATCGGGTCTTCGCCGCCTTCTACACGACGAAGCCGACCGGGATGGGCATGGGGCTCGCGATCAGCCGCTCCATCGTCGAGGCGCATGGCGGAGCCGTTTATGCCGCCCCCAACCTCCCGCGCGGCATGGTGTTCGGCTTCACATTGCCGGTGCGCGCCGAAGCGAAGGAATAG
- a CDS encoding transporter: MMTAAWMYTLIPAAAAIIGATVAVNTRPGPNIVSAIQHFAAGVVFAAAAGEILPDVMHRGSPVATVIGGAIGVAVMLLVSQLETRAKGPVGLMTAVGIDILIDGLVLGIGFAASPRVGLLLTIALTLEILFLGLTVANELGESVRSRLKIVGITAALVLLLPIGALLAAPVGALPDPVVTGFFAFGLIALLYLVTEELLVEAHETPDRPWVTAMFFAGFLLLLVCEEIIG, encoded by the coding sequence ATGATGACCGCGGCCTGGATGTACACGCTCATTCCGGCTGCGGCCGCCATCATTGGTGCGACGGTCGCGGTGAACACGCGACCCGGCCCCAACATCGTCAGCGCCATCCAGCATTTCGCGGCGGGTGTGGTGTTCGCGGCGGCAGCCGGTGAAATCCTGCCCGACGTGATGCATCGGGGCTCGCCCGTGGCAACGGTCATCGGCGGCGCGATCGGTGTCGCCGTGATGCTGCTGGTCAGCCAGCTCGAAACCCGGGCCAAGGGGCCGGTGGGGCTGATGACGGCGGTCGGCATCGATATCCTGATCGATGGCCTGGTGCTTGGAATCGGCTTTGCCGCGAGTCCAAGGGTCGGGCTGCTGTTGACCATCGCCCTGACCCTCGAAATCCTGTTCCTCGGGCTCACGGTTGCCAACGAACTCGGCGAAAGCGTCCGTTCCCGGCTCAAGATCGTCGGGATCACCGCCGCGCTGGTCCTGCTGCTGCCGATCGGCGCTCTCCTCGCGGCGCCTGTGGGCGCGCTGCCCGACCCGGTGGTGACCGGCTTCTTCGCCTTCGGGCTGATCGCGCTGCTCTATCTCGTGACCGAGGAACTCCTGGTCGAAGCGCACGAGACACCCGACCGTCCATGGGTGACGGCGATGTTCTTTGCAGGCTTCCTGCTGCTGCTGGTCTGCGAGGAGATCATCGGCTGA
- a CDS encoding response regulator: MQDGRPIIYVIDDDPSVRHGLDSLFRSVGYDVHCFASPRDFALHHRSDGPACLVLDVRMPGPSGLDFQGELARVNDPIPIVFLTGHGDVPMSVGAIKAGAVEFLLKPFREQDLLDAIRTAIERDRTRRHEDAAMAELKSRFATLSAREREVMALVVSGRLNKQVAAALSLSEVTVKVHRGQVMRKMRADTFADLIRMADKLGVSPRPI; encoded by the coding sequence GTGCAGGACGGGAGGCCGATCATCTACGTCATCGATGACGACCCCTCGGTCCGGCACGGTCTGGACAGCTTGTTCCGCTCTGTCGGCTACGACGTCCATTGCTTCGCCTCGCCGCGGGACTTCGCCCTGCATCATCGGTCTGACGGTCCGGCCTGTCTTGTACTCGACGTGAGGATGCCGGGGCCGAGCGGTCTCGATTTCCAGGGGGAACTCGCGAGGGTCAACGACCCGATCCCCATCGTTTTCCTCACCGGGCACGGCGACGTCCCGATGTCGGTCGGTGCCATCAAGGCCGGAGCCGTGGAGTTCCTCCTGAAGCCTTTCCGCGAGCAGGACCTCCTCGACGCCATCCGGACCGCCATCGAGCGGGATCGGACCCGGCGCCACGAGGATGCCGCCATGGCGGAGCTCAAGTCGCGTTTCGCTACGCTCTCCGCGCGCGAGAGGGAAGTCATGGCGCTCGTCGTGAGTGGCCGTCTCAACAAGCAGGTCGCCGCGGCGCTCAGCCTGAGCGAGGTCACGGTCAAGGTCCACCGTGGTCAGGTGATGCGCAAGATGCGCGCCGATACGTTCGCAGACCTGATCAGGATGGCAGACAAGCTCGGCGTGTCGCCGCGCCCCATCTGA
- a CDS encoding invasion associated locus B family protein, which produces MFNMHNAPAGPRAKRTIATLASATVLAFLVPTLASAQTAPVQSAPLKPVQAAPAQKPVAQTAPKPAAGQAAAPAQPGAPAQPTAPVRTETIVYDNWVVTCRDTVGKSSKRNCSAVMQISSKKTKQSVFVWQIGQDNDGKPVFAVRTPLGVRVQEGVQLTVGAGKPRKVDFVLCEQRGCDARGPFDDAFAKELVAGSEATAAFVLADGKTVNLKLPLTGIDKALPALRR; this is translated from the coding sequence ATGTTCAATATGCATAACGCGCCTGCCGGTCCCCGCGCGAAGCGGACGATCGCCACGCTGGCTTCCGCCACCGTGCTCGCTTTTCTTGTGCCGACTTTGGCCAGCGCCCAGACCGCACCGGTGCAGTCGGCGCCGCTGAAACCGGTCCAGGCCGCCCCGGCCCAGAAGCCGGTGGCGCAGACCGCGCCGAAGCCGGCGGCCGGCCAGGCCGCCGCACCAGCCCAGCCGGGCGCACCGGCGCAGCCTACGGCTCCGGTGCGCACCGAGACCATCGTCTACGACAATTGGGTGGTCACCTGTCGCGACACCGTCGGCAAGTCGAGCAAGCGCAACTGCTCCGCCGTCATGCAGATCTCCAGCAAGAAGACCAAGCAAAGCGTGTTCGTCTGGCAGATCGGCCAGGACAATGACGGCAAGCCGGTCTTCGCGGTACGCACGCCGCTCGGCGTCCGGGTGCAGGAAGGCGTCCAGCTGACGGTCGGCGCCGGCAAGCCGCGCAAGGTCGATTTCGTGCTGTGCGAACAGCGCGGCTGCGACGCCCGCGGGCCGTTCGACGACGCCTTCGCCAAGGAACTGGTCGCCGGCAGCGAGGCGACCGCGGCGTTCGTGCTCGCCGACGGCAAGACGGTGAACCTCAAGCTGCCGCTCACCGGCATCGACAAGGCGCTCCCCGCCCTCCGGCGCTGA
- a CDS encoding nitrate/sulfonate/bicarbonate ABC transporter ATP-binding protein — protein MDTIVITGQPAVASSATIISAKQVCQTYDKGSSGSLVVLEKVDLELRPAEIVGLLGRSGSGKSTLLRAIAGLIRPSGGSITFQGKPVTGPTSGVAVVFQSFALFPWLTVLENVELGLEAQGVMPAERRKRALAAIDLIGLDGFESAYPKELSGGMRQRVGLARALVVHPKVLLMDEPFSALDVLTAETLRTDLLDLWCEGRMPIESILMVTHNIEEAVLMCDRILIFGSNPGRVIAEIRVDMPQPRNRLDPVFRNLVEDIYARMTVKNGVPTRDGLFPGTGIAMELPHVSTNLMAGLIETVAAEPYRGRADLPPLAAELRLDIDDLFPVAETLQLLRFADIEGGDIKLTAPGLRFADSEVDERKHLFAQHLATYVPLAGHIRRVLDERPSHQAPARRFRDELEDHMSADYAADTLKAVTSWARYAEYFAYDEQADLFTLENPS, from the coding sequence ATGGATACCATCGTCATCACCGGGCAGCCCGCGGTCGCCAGCAGCGCGACGATTATATCCGCGAAGCAGGTCTGCCAGACCTATGACAAGGGCTCCTCGGGGTCGCTGGTTGTTCTCGAGAAGGTCGATCTGGAACTGCGCCCGGCCGAGATCGTCGGCCTGCTCGGCAGGTCCGGCTCGGGCAAATCGACCCTGCTTCGCGCCATTGCAGGCCTGATCCGCCCGAGCGGGGGCTCCATCACCTTCCAGGGCAAACCTGTCACCGGCCCCACCTCGGGCGTCGCCGTCGTGTTCCAGAGCTTCGCCCTGTTTCCCTGGCTGACGGTCCTGGAGAATGTCGAACTCGGGCTGGAAGCGCAGGGCGTGATGCCCGCGGAGCGGCGCAAGCGCGCGCTCGCCGCCATCGACCTGATCGGTCTCGACGGGTTCGAGAGCGCCTATCCGAAGGAGCTCTCCGGCGGCATGCGCCAGCGTGTCGGGCTGGCGCGCGCCCTCGTCGTGCACCCGAAGGTGCTGCTGATGGACGAGCCGTTCTCCGCGCTCGACGTGCTCACGGCGGAGACCCTGCGCACCGACCTTCTCGACCTGTGGTGCGAGGGCCGGATGCCGATCGAATCCATCCTGATGGTGACGCACAATATCGAGGAAGCGGTGCTGATGTGCGACCGCATCCTGATTTTCGGGTCGAATCCGGGCCGGGTCATCGCCGAGATCCGCGTGGACATGCCGCAGCCGCGCAACCGGCTCGACCCTGTTTTCCGCAATCTGGTGGAGGACATCTACGCCCGGATGACGGTGAAAAACGGGGTGCCGACGCGGGACGGGCTCTTTCCCGGCACCGGGATCGCCATGGAGCTACCGCATGTCTCGACCAACCTGATGGCCGGCCTGATCGAGACGGTCGCAGCCGAGCCCTATCGCGGGCGGGCCGACCTGCCGCCTCTGGCTGCGGAGCTCCGCCTCGATATCGACGATCTCTTCCCGGTGGCGGAGACGCTCCAGCTCCTGCGCTTCGCCGATATCGAGGGCGGCGACATCAAGCTGACGGCGCCCGGGCTGCGCTTCGCCGACAGTGAGGTGGATGAACGCAAGCACCTGTTCGCCCAGCATCTTGCGACCTATGTGCCGCTCGCCGGCCATATCCGCCGGGTGCTCGACGAACGGCCGAGCCACCAGGCTCCGGCGCGGCGCTTTCGCGATGAGCTGGAGGATCACATGTCGGCCGACTATGCCGCGGATACGCTGAAGGCCGTCACCAGCTGGGCCCGCTACGCCGAATATTTCGCCTATGACGAGCAGGCGGACCTGTTCACGCTCGAAAACCCGAGTTGA